AAGAAGCGATCGAGCGGGAAAAAGTTGCTCAGCCTCCCGTTTATGCCCTCCAACAATTTTTCGAGCAAAGAACGGATACCGATAACGACGACGCTGAACCCATAGCTGACCAAATCAATTCTTTTAAAATTGAGGATCTAAACGATGAGACAACACTTGAGGAAATGGCTTCCCAATTTCAAATATACTGCAAAGGCGAACTTTCAAAATCTTTTAGACTATTCTTAGTTGAGCAAAATATTATCAAAGAGGATGATCCGCAAAAAATCGATTGGGCAGCGGCTCTTCAAAAAATGATTGATTTAAAAGAGTTTAGGGTTTGGGTAGAAAGCGCTAAGAAGCAAGCTATTAAATCTCTTTTAGAATTGCAGGAAATGGACCTGCCAAGGCAATAAATTAGGCTTATCCGGATGTTATTGAAGCATTTGTTGAATTTCTGCATCGGAAGCTAGTTGAATTGCTTTTTTTCCGCTCAAAGTTAAACATTCGAGGTCCGCATTAGGATGCATTAAGATAATTTTTAAAGCGGTTTTCTTTGAATGAAGCGCTGCCCAGTGCAAAGGGGTTTTCCCTTGTACGAAAACATTAGGGTTTTCTTCAGCCCTTAGAAGGAACTTTAAGCCCGTATAATCATCCATCAGTATGCATGCTTTAAAGTTAAAACTAGGGTCGGACTTTCTTTTTTCGATATAGGCATTATTCGTTTCCAACCGATGAAAAAGTGAACGTAAAACTTTTTCAACCAAAGGTTTCAAACCGGGATTTTCCTCTCCGATTTTTTTAACGGTTTCTATATTTTCTTGCAAGACATGGTTGTATAAACCACTTTCATCTTTATTAAGAGATAAAACCATGTTTTTTAAAGTTACTTCTAGACTCATGATACCACAAATTCACAAGCTCTTTTCAAAATGATCGAGCCGTTTGGCTCTGATAACATCTTAAAAAGAGACTCATCTTCAACGGTTGTTAGATAAATTTTTAGATCTTCGAGAGAAGGAAGCTTTGTAGTTTTATTTTGTTCCATCCACTCGTAGATGACATTTTCAATAAGGTTCGCTTCTCTGTCAAAAGACGTAGTGTAGTTAAAATAAAGATCGCTATAAACCCCTGTCGCTTGTCGAAGGTATTCACTCATGGTATTAATCCTGCCATTAAAACAAGGGGGACCCATAAAAGCATACTTAAAGAAAAGGGGAAGACGATCTTTTTCTTTCTCATTGGAATAGATAAAAACAAAATCTTTAATACGTGTATCAAGCGAAGAGATGATTTTTTGTCTACTGGATCCCGGAATTAAACCCGGTTCTGCAATTAGATGAGTCTTAAAGGTAATGAGGTTGTTTCGTAGATCCTCATTTGAAATTGAGACTAACTCAGACTCTATTTCCAGTAAAATTTTAAGAGCCACAATCGTTTCTTTAGCGTATCGGTATTCCGTCACAGAAAGCTGATCTTTTAATTTATCCAGCTCTTCAAGTGAAACGTTAATAATCTGCATTCTCTCTAAGGGTTCCATAAATCCTCGTAAAAAGAACTATAATACTTAAATTTTAAATGATTGTAAATTACAAATTAAGATTTTATTAAGAATTTAGAACTACCCTTACTAATTATAGTTAAATTAACTTTCTTCAATATTTCAATTCAAAAAGTAAAGATTTTCTATACCGCAGAGTTGGTTACCTGGAGAACCGCTTTAGGAAGCTGAAAGAAAACATCTTCTTTTGTGAATACCACATCCTCAACTTCAGTAACCCCTAGTTTGATGAGTTTTTCTATGCATTTTTCTACGATGGTTTCAGGGGTCGATGCGCCGGCTGTTAAACCAATAACTGACACTCCCACAAGCCACTCAGGTAAAATTTCCGTTTCATCATTAATTAAATAGGACGGAACTCCTCGATTCGAAGCAACTTCTCTTAAACGGTTGGAATTGGAGCTTTGAGGGTCTCCGACGACCAAAACAAGGTCCGTTTCATCCGTAATTTCTTTTAAGGCCATCTGTCGGTTTGTTGTAGCATAGCAGATAGAAGAAGAAGGCAGAGTCTCTATGTTAGGATATTTATTTCTTAAAGCTTCAGTGACTTGTTTAACATCATCTAAACTTAGTGTGGTTTGGGTGATGAAAAAAAGTTTTTCGTCCTCAGAAAAGGTAAGGGCTTCGACATCTTTGACATTTTCAACTACATGAGTAACATCTGGTGCTTCTCCTTTAGTACCAATGACTTCAACGTGATTTTTATGCCCGATTAAAACGATTTGATAGCCGTTGCTAGCAAAACGCTTTACAGCTGAGTGGACACGGGTAACAAGCCCGCAGGTGGCATCAATTTCTATCAAATTTCTTTTTTTAGAAGCTTCTCGAACAGCCGGCGATACACCGTGAGCTGAGTAAATAAGCCTTGCACCTTCCGGAACAGACTCGATATCCTCAATAAAAACCGCCCCTTTTTTTCTTAAACCATCTACAACATAGCGGTTATGAACAATTTCATGTTTAACATAGATGGGAGAACCAAAGAGCTTTAACGCCCTTTCAACGGTTTCGATAGCACGCTCAACGCCGGCGCAAAAGCCGCGGGGTTTAGAGAGAAGAAGTTTCATTAGCTAAATCCAATAGAAATAAACTGACGCCCAAGTCTATCGGATATGGTTTAATAAAAGCAAGACAGTAGACTTCTAGACTTCGTTCGAAACTCCATTCAATTGTTTTCACGCATGGGTTATCCTATGCTTTAAAAATTTATCAAAAAATTTGCACAAAACCAACCAATTCTTCCAATCAAAGCGAGATTTGAAAGAAGTCAAATAAAAGTTAACGGGATATTGAAGGGATTTCTTATGTCACTTAATTCAAAGAAGCGATAGACGCTGAGAACTCTTCGTTGTCAAAGAACATTTTTTTAAAATGCGCTTTTAAAGACTCGTCCACTTTCTCTTCAGGGTGGCTTCCAACCAAAAAGATAAAGCTTGCAAGGCCTTCAAATCGATCCTTCATAATGCGTCTTCCGCTTGAAAGTTCGGCCCGGCCGATTATTGTTCCTATGATCTCGGAAAGTTCGGAGGCCTTTATCTTTTGACCGCTTAGCCTCATCATCAAAAGCCTTGTAGCCACATTGACAGCAGCTCCTCTATCGATATCTTCCATACAAGCCTGCCCAAAAGTTAGAGGGCCCTCCTGCCCTTCTCCATCCTTAGCAAGCTTAGCCATAGCCCCAATAGAAGTTAAGGCCTGAACAAACACCTGCAAGCCCTTAGCTAATATTCTTTTCCCCTCATTTCCCTTTGAGATCATCTCATTCCAATAAGGATTTTGTAAGAGCGACGCCTCATCAAAGATATCCGCCGCAAGGTCGAAGCCGGATTCAAATTGCTCATCACTCATGACATCCTTTCCGATATAAAAGCTTTCCTTTGGCAAATTGCTTGGATCAAATAAAGTCCTATACCCTTTTTGGTCACTTTCTCCACGGATAGCGGCTTGTTTATATTTCGCTAGGAACTGGCTTGCAGAACTCCAGTTGGCATAATCAGACTTCATATGCCAAATGTCTCCATCAACCGGTGTCAGAAATAGACGCATCTTATCCTTTGAATTCTCTTCGAAAGTTTTCAGTTGATGCAAGCGTTGCCGCTCCCCGGGTTTATTATAATTTTCCATGCTATGCTGAAGATGAAGGCCATTTTCATTAGCTTTTAACGAGTCAAGTTGCAAGCTAAGCATCCGATCGCTTGTAATACCGGGACCGGGGCCGTGGAAAAAACGGACCTTTCTCTCGGTTTGATCACCAAAAATATAATCGAGCGTCGCCAAGTTAAAATTACCTCTTTCATAGGGATTAAAATCCTCTACCGAGCTTCCAAAAAGACCGACAATCTTTGGGGCGCTAAAAAGCAAGCTTAAGTCCTGCAAAAGAAAAAAGCCCATTTCGAGAGGAGTATCGAAAGAAGGCGAACTCCTATTGTTGAAAGTCTCCACCATGAAATTTCCCATCTCATGCCAGGTAATTTCGCGGTCTTTGAAATCGGGCAGATTGCCTTTTTCAAGAATGGTTTTTCCATATTCTCGCAAAATATCCATGCCAATGACATCGGTTCTTAAAGCAGTCCCCAACCTATGAAATAAGGTAAGAAGGGGGTGCTTAACCGAGGATTCCATCATCTCCCGGTAGCTTTTCGTCTCATAGATTTTTTTTAGGGAATGCTGGATTTTTAAAGAGTTCTCCTTTTTTTCAAGGCATTTGAAGAGCCGCTTTAACTCAGTTTCAAATTTTGAATCTTCTTCTAAACCTTCTAAATCTTGACAAGACAAGGCTTTGAATTCATCGAAAGTTCGGCTTAAAACCTCTATTTTTCTCTCCTCTATTTTTTGAACAAAGATCTGCCTTTCTTGAGAAAATTCTTTCGGGAGGACAAGCAGGATCAGTTGCCTAAGGATGGGAATTAGAAGAAAAAGCGAGCCTAAGAAAAGGAATATTTGCAAAGCAAAAGAAGCGGTTTTAATTAAGGTGAATTTTAAGTTATTGTCAGAGGGATGGATAGACTTTGAGGAAAAGACATCCGGAGATTTATGTTCAATAAACCGAGCAGGTAAGGAAAGCTCCGGCAGCCGGCAATCCATTTTAACCTCTTTTTTAAACCAAAACTAACACTTTAATAAATTTTATTAAAAAATTATAAAGATTCCAGCGAAATTTTTTTTAAAAAAAAGTTTTCATCAGCTACTAAATAACTTTACATAGTTTCATATTATTTATTTATATTTACAAATAAAATATTTTAAATTAAAAATGTAGGTTTAAAAATAATTTATATATTTATTTTTTTACTTAATTTTCAAACATTTCCATTAACATCTATTATTAATTTAGAAACATAACACATATTTAATACTTTTTCTTAAAAAAATCTAAAGACTTAGCTTCAGACACAAGATCCTTTTGAAATTTTAAAAAAAGGAAAAAAAAATGAAATGTCCAGAGCTTTATGTTCCTCAAATCGTCCACACTTGGCATTCACCTTATGTGTTATGCAGCCCAACCCGACCCGAAAAGGATTATTATGCAGTAGCCCTTAGTGCTTTAAAACAATACGTGATTGAAAATGAGTTTTTAAGAAAGAAAGACAGGCAAGATGATTTATTAAACCTTGCTGAAAACAGTTCTAAAATTCGATTTACTTACTATTTTAGAAAAAATGACCTCTCAGGTGTTTTGATTCATCTTGACGGCACCCATAGGGCTTATCTACCCGTAGGGTCTGTATCAAGACTAGATTCTGATTTAATTGTCGGTGTCTATCTTGATTTTTCAGAAAGCTTCTTTGATATGAAGACTTATTGGCCAAAAAACACGCAGAGAAAGAAGGATAATAAAATCATCCATAAAATCTTTACCTCTTGGCAGAAAAAAGTTTTGCAGGATTGTGAAGGTCAATCATAATAACATCCGCTTGATTTATGCAAGGGATAGGCATGAGCTTAAATCATGCTTATCCCCATCATGTAATTTAAAACCAAATCATAACGGCTCTCATTCCATTTCTTACATTAGACTCATTATTGACCATCTTTTTGAAATGATCCGTAGCCACATCATGGGTGCTTCTACCTTCCTGAAAAATTTCTTTAGTTTTACTGTCTTCAACATCAGTTTTAACAAAAACGTAAGTCTTAGGTTCTATTTTCATTTTGTTGTCTCCTATTTTTTTTGGTTTAAGTTTAATTTTGTAATAAGGCAGAATATTTTTTTTCATCAAGCCAATTTTTGACATGTCTTTTACCATAATTAAAAAACCTTTTCATGCTCTGCCTATTCTTCATTATAATATGGAATGCGCTTCGGAAGTTGTTAAAGCAGCCAAAGAAATCAAACCTGATTGCATCGTGGTTGAGCTTCCTGAAAATATGCAGAATGAACTTATTAAAGCAGCTAGCCGCTTGCCGGATCTAAGTGTGGTTAAAGCAAGTCAAAAAAATGGAAAACCTCTCTTTTATCTTTCCGAGCCCTGCGATGGCTTA
This genomic window from Criblamydia sequanensis CRIB-18 contains:
- the ispH gene encoding 4-hydroxy-3-methylbut-2-enyl diphosphate reductase; this translates as MKLLLSKPRGFCAGVERAIETVERALKLFGSPIYVKHEIVHNRYVVDGLRKKGAVFIEDIESVPEGARLIYSAHGVSPAVREASKKRNLIEIDATCGLVTRVHSAVKRFASNGYQIVLIGHKNHVEVIGTKGEAPDVTHVVENVKDVEALTFSEDEKLFFITQTTLSLDDVKQVTEALRNKYPNIETLPSSSICYATTNRQMALKEITDETDLVLVVGDPQSSNSNRLREVASNRGVPSYLINDETEILPEWLVGVSVIGLTAGASTPETIVEKCIEKLIKLGVTEVEDVVFTKEDVFFQLPKAVLQVTNSAV